One region of Bdellovibrionota bacterium genomic DNA includes:
- a CDS encoding TldD/PmbA family protein — MEKRLRSEGYIDVRRENLSSHTFYVREGKIENSIRSERSGHIFRVAGRTGFDIVPDRSTTIPKDAAFARFVRERWEREANRECLFENNFEPVKIPTTLVEAAHVLADKTMSFRFFWEARQIEFENNLGFRKSRLELVRVVTIERRQRLKRTSLHLRRFVFDPQEEDLRRETEDTEKVCGTLQDADTLERDVTCDVVLHPTVTAVLIHEMFGHSCEADRYSRLGSLVHGNKISSVEVAIEDVPDETSVIDHLPFDEEGLTAGKVTLVREGVVQNMLHTFETAFAFKTEPNGRGRARDFRYWPITRMMNIRMMPGTAAPDELIAAVRNGFYLVGTLGAVTTGTIFQIQCQYGYEIKNGQLGKPVIGPILRGSIASTALAIQGVARDAIWVADGGCLFGNQFLHRSGRGGPHVLVSNIVVS; from the coding sequence ATGGAAAAACGGCTCCGGAGTGAGGGGTACATCGACGTACGCCGCGAGAACCTCTCTTCGCATACTTTTTATGTGCGCGAGGGGAAAATAGAAAATTCGATTCGCTCAGAGCGGAGCGGGCACATTTTCCGCGTCGCTGGAAGAACCGGATTTGATATTGTACCGGACAGGTCAACAACAATTCCCAAGGACGCCGCTTTCGCCCGGTTCGTTAGAGAGAGGTGGGAGCGAGAGGCGAACAGGGAGTGCCTCTTCGAAAACAACTTCGAACCCGTTAAAATTCCTACGACCCTTGTTGAAGCGGCCCATGTTTTGGCGGACAAAACCATGTCGTTCCGTTTCTTTTGGGAGGCGAGACAGATCGAATTCGAAAATAATCTCGGATTTAGAAAATCACGCTTGGAACTTGTTCGCGTTGTTACGATTGAGCGGCGGCAACGACTGAAGAGAACCTCTCTACACCTACGACGCTTCGTCTTTGATCCGCAGGAAGAAGATTTAAGGCGCGAAACGGAGGACACAGAAAAAGTGTGTGGCACTTTACAAGATGCCGACACCTTGGAACGGGACGTAACGTGCGATGTCGTATTGCATCCGACGGTGACCGCCGTGCTCATTCACGAAATGTTCGGACATTCCTGCGAGGCCGATCGGTATTCACGCCTGGGGTCACTGGTACACGGCAATAAAATCTCCTCCGTGGAGGTCGCGATTGAGGATGTCCCGGACGAGACGTCAGTTATCGATCATCTTCCGTTTGATGAGGAAGGATTAACTGCCGGCAAAGTTACGCTTGTGCGCGAAGGCGTGGTCCAAAATATGCTACATACCTTTGAGACGGCTTTCGCCTTTAAGACCGAGCCCAATGGACGAGGTCGCGCACGGGATTTCCGGTATTGGCCGATAACGAGAATGATGAACATTCGAATGATGCCCGGCACGGCCGCCCCGGATGAGCTGATCGCAGCGGTCAGGAACGGCTTCTATCTGGTCGGTACGCTTGGAGCTGTGACCACTGGAACGATATTTCAAATCCAATGCCAGTATGGCTATGAGATTAAGAACGGACAACTTGGGAAGCCGGTGATCGGCCCCATACTTAGGGGAAGTATCGCCTCCACAGCTTTAGCGATTCAAGGTGTGGCAAGAGACGCAATATGGGTCGCTGACGGTGGATGTCTTTTTGGTAATCAGTTCTTGCACCGTTCAGGGCGAGGGGGCCCGCACGTATTGGTTTCGAACATTGTTGTAAGCTAG
- a CDS encoding metallopeptidase TldD-related protein: MRLVVSCGLAIGCNLHRSCKPKTRLSCDISQLDQIVPDDFEGQVKYSFFIGMLRSLGFMEEFSTEELGHFVRTLSASFDEIEVLSLFEERLHVSSSSEDRGPLREVRTHSLMFTGIRKQRLHRFSICADDRDKLKGRIIAPSIDESEISSFSLNSPERDLMQIGANFDGGEYRSSSELLRRSEEYQRKLGQKWPNLDVILHFEQDHSKTALVNSHGVKGRYEKTFMRTIVLFKDRTLNTHSNIWNYVPVDFEDLADSIENRLVRMGKPASFLQNLQGSLPVLLSPRVVETICCIIAGAARLGLKWDTSMFSVLPDAFQLIDEPYLNGGYRSAPFDDEGTPTSRKTICYGPDRVTPFSDLATAHEHLTKSTGNGFRRGPFFEPSSDRPPSCHPSNLMLRPGEARSSDILTDHDQVLLLTQIPIPFSQLSGAGNMPSTVSLIGEIYQHGKHAAYWSGKRRVSSQSTTSRPGSFLGLIDRSAIVLKDGNLMAAGWFPHIFVPEMRW, translated from the coding sequence ATGCGCTTAGTGGTTTCGTGCGGTCTAGCAATCGGCTGCAACTTACACAGAAGCTGCAAGCCCAAAACTCGCCTTAGTTGCGACATATCCCAGTTAGATCAAATAGTACCCGACGATTTTGAAGGTCAAGTAAAGTATAGTTTTTTCATCGGCATGTTACGATCACTCGGTTTCATGGAAGAATTTTCGACGGAAGAATTGGGACATTTTGTTCGGACGCTTTCCGCTTCTTTCGATGAAATCGAAGTCCTGTCTCTTTTTGAAGAGCGACTTCATGTTTCCAGCTCTAGTGAAGACAGGGGTCCGCTGCGAGAGGTTCGTACTCACAGCTTAATGTTCACCGGCATCCGAAAGCAAAGGTTACATCGATTTTCGATATGCGCCGATGATCGCGATAAGCTAAAGGGACGGATAATCGCTCCGTCCATCGATGAAAGCGAGATAAGTTCGTTTTCACTCAATAGCCCCGAGAGGGATCTTATGCAAATCGGCGCGAACTTTGATGGAGGCGAATACCGTAGCTCGTCAGAACTCCTGAGACGATCAGAAGAATATCAACGGAAACTCGGGCAAAAGTGGCCTAACCTGGACGTAATTCTCCATTTTGAACAAGATCATTCCAAGACCGCGCTCGTGAATAGCCATGGCGTTAAAGGTCGTTACGAAAAAACGTTCATGCGCACGATCGTTCTTTTTAAAGATCGCACCTTGAACACACATTCCAACATTTGGAATTATGTCCCTGTTGATTTTGAGGATCTTGCGGATTCTATAGAAAATCGTCTTGTTAGGATGGGGAAACCGGCTTCATTCCTGCAAAATCTTCAAGGTTCCCTGCCCGTTCTGCTGTCTCCTCGAGTCGTAGAAACAATCTGCTGTATCATAGCGGGCGCAGCTCGCTTGGGTCTGAAATGGGACACAAGCATGTTCTCGGTCCTTCCGGATGCCTTCCAACTCATCGATGAGCCTTACTTAAACGGGGGATATCGCAGTGCGCCATTTGACGATGAAGGCACACCCACTAGCCGCAAGACCATTTGTTACGGACCCGATCGCGTGACACCTTTTTCCGATCTTGCGACGGCCCACGAACATCTTACAAAAAGCACGGGAAACGGTTTTCGCCGCGGCCCGTTTTTTGAGCCTTCTTCCGATCGTCCGCCGTCATGCCATCCCTCCAATCTCATGCTTCGACCCGGAGAGGCCCGTTCTTCCGACATTCTTACCGACCACGATCAGGTCTTGCTTCTGACTCAAATTCCGATTCCATTCAGCCAACTCTCGGGCGCCGGTAATATGCCCAGCACGGTGAGTTTAATAGGGGAAATATACCAACATGGAAAACATGCCGCCTATTGGTCCGGGAAAAGGCGAGTTTCTTCCCAGAGCACGACCTCGAGACCCGGGAGCTTCCTCGGCCTCATTGATCGATCCGCGATCGTCTTGAAAGATGGTAACCTTATGGCAGCTGGTTGGTTCCCCCACATCTTTGTCCCGGAGATGAGATGGTAG
- a CDS encoding fused MFS/spermidine synthase codes for MKRSSAIQFGGQRKTGDLYRISVNQGVFPGLATQQLGPFVQLSHLITMVANAIAPALPRGIRIFRKTKVGSAAMNQVNIHTTTAMGDIVLKLTCFVGGFVIMSLETLGFRLLAPHFGTSVYVSGSLLGVVMLALSVGYFWGGKLADKYPTSKVLYLTMGVTSFWLLFLIVFHRKLLVAIGPLGIIEGSLLSTIIVLGIPLVPLSMVSPYIIRILVTKGHVGATAGTIYSISTVGSLAGVFVTTFLLIPHLGVKNTIAFNYVFLILSVLVGLIQTGRQYGLLIFLLPLCGLPEMKTPDPDLIAEKESLYSNIQVRHAKRSWYDKTPVINLKINEGGGQSRFDPHAKYPYENSYIAKITLLPFILEEPPQKLLMLGLGGGTLAIGWRTLFPSQIDLVEIDPQVVAFAHQYFNFVADPKMRIFEEDARQFLQKNTEKYDFIAIDTYNGANAPYHLSTLEFFQEIKQHLSKNGVVAMNLAYPFNGTAKAVARVLKSVFPKVFVITDFPGSFILIGASVPWNLDHILRQLKPLELTYSVNLRDERKCLWHALRGIQMNTLEFQDNSDTPVLTDDRSNFEDLYFGAVVRISAQYRDLPSREQLLQEGLRDWPSPEMKMVEAWVLISHKKRERARALLEKLGEIDEGNSYSYIVPFLGEQYVYEGRLEQAEEILKRGLEIWPEQGELHGNLGVVYLRQGQVSRAIPLLEKAATKPDARSLLMEALGDAYTQMKQSDKARNAYRKAEELLTGKERDHALSGFVRSSNRLQLTQKLQAQNSP; via the coding sequence ATGAAACGATCTTCCGCCATCCAGTTCGGAGGCCAGAGAAAAACGGGAGATCTTTATAGAATCTCGGTCAATCAAGGGGTGTTTCCCGGTCTGGCCACTCAACAACTTGGACCGTTCGTGCAATTGTCTCATCTGATTACCATGGTTGCAAACGCAATTGCACCGGCCTTGCCACGTGGAATTAGGATTTTCAGGAAAACAAAAGTAGGATCAGCTGCTATGAATCAGGTGAATATCCACACGACTACCGCGATGGGCGACATTGTGCTGAAATTAACTTGTTTTGTCGGCGGTTTCGTAATCATGAGTCTTGAAACCCTCGGCTTTCGTCTGTTGGCTCCTCATTTTGGGACCTCGGTGTATGTGAGCGGCAGTTTGCTTGGGGTTGTTATGCTCGCCCTTTCGGTTGGATATTTCTGGGGTGGAAAGCTTGCGGACAAGTACCCAACCTCGAAGGTGTTGTACTTGACTATGGGTGTGACAAGCTTCTGGCTGCTTTTCTTGATCGTATTTCATCGAAAACTGCTCGTGGCGATTGGGCCACTCGGTATTATTGAAGGATCTCTTCTTTCCACGATCATTGTGCTCGGAATTCCGCTTGTACCCTTAAGCATGGTTTCTCCTTACATTATTCGGATTCTCGTCACGAAGGGGCACGTGGGTGCTACGGCGGGTACCATCTATTCCATTTCTACAGTGGGAAGTTTGGCGGGCGTGTTTGTTACTACTTTTCTTCTCATCCCCCACCTGGGGGTCAAGAATACGATCGCTTTCAATTATGTTTTCTTGATTCTTAGCGTTCTCGTCGGGCTTATACAGACAGGTCGGCAGTATGGTCTTCTGATCTTTCTCTTACCGCTATGTGGCTTACCTGAAATGAAAACGCCTGACCCAGATCTGATCGCAGAAAAGGAGTCTCTGTACAGTAACATACAGGTTCGCCACGCTAAACGCAGCTGGTATGACAAAACGCCGGTGATCAATCTGAAAATCAATGAAGGTGGGGGCCAATCGCGTTTCGATCCCCATGCTAAATATCCCTATGAAAACTCCTATATCGCCAAGATCACGCTTCTCCCGTTCATTCTTGAAGAACCACCTCAAAAACTGCTTATGCTCGGCCTGGGCGGAGGAACACTCGCCATAGGCTGGCGCACGCTATTTCCCTCGCAAATTGATCTCGTTGAAATCGATCCTCAGGTTGTGGCCTTTGCCCATCAATATTTTAACTTTGTTGCAGACCCCAAGATGCGCATTTTTGAGGAGGACGCTCGCCAGTTTCTTCAAAAGAATACGGAGAAGTATGATTTCATCGCGATTGATACCTATAACGGGGCCAACGCGCCTTACCACCTATCGACCCTCGAATTTTTTCAGGAGATCAAACAACATCTTTCAAAAAACGGCGTTGTGGCCATGAATCTTGCCTATCCATTCAACGGAACCGCAAAGGCGGTGGCCCGCGTTTTAAAAAGTGTCTTTCCGAAGGTGTTCGTGATTACCGATTTTCCAGGAAGCTTTATTTTGATCGGGGCCAGTGTGCCATGGAACCTCGACCACATTCTAAGACAGCTCAAGCCCCTCGAACTGACGTACTCGGTGAATTTACGGGATGAACGGAAGTGCCTTTGGCACGCTCTCCGAGGCATTCAAATGAATACTTTGGAGTTCCAAGATAACTCAGACACACCTGTCTTGACCGACGACAGGTCAAACTTTGAGGACCTTTATTTCGGCGCGGTTGTGAGAATCTCAGCCCAATACCGGGACCTCCCTTCACGGGAGCAATTGCTCCAAGAAGGACTCCGAGATTGGCCAAGTCCAGAAATGAAGATGGTCGAGGCCTGGGTTTTGATATCGCACAAGAAGCGAGAGCGCGCTCGGGCCTTACTTGAAAAGCTCGGCGAGATAGACGAGGGAAATTCTTATTCTTATATTGTGCCCTTTCTCGGTGAACAATACGTGTACGAAGGTCGATTGGAACAGGCCGAGGAGATCCTAAAGCGCGGATTAGAAATATGGCCGGAACAAGGAGAACTCCATGGAAATCTCGGCGTTGTCTACCTGCGGCAAGGCCAAGTCTCTCGGGCCATCCCGTTACTCGAAAAGGCCGCGACAAAACCGGATGCCCGATCGCTCTTGATGGAGGCTCTAGGCGATGCATATACTCAAATGAAGCAGTCAGATAAGGCGCGAAACGCATATCGAAAGGCCGAAGAACTCCTGACCGGCAAAGAAAGAGATCATGCGCTTAGTGGTTTCGTGCGGTCTAGCAATCGGCTGCAACTTACACAGAAGCTGCAAGCCCAAAACTCGCCTTAG
- a CDS encoding lantibiotic dehydratase translates to MPWKTLRDLSLSGTNMPVEWLFRLRFNVTYDAVLKILGEEKDLQSEAERIANRLKTLRFFPPHSKKWKKLLNNLSHGRDISPHISILGEDPSVDPSLRKELTDWQSRFQRAAVSLETARDTFLREFEERRAALWALASEPRFQLALFQLNPSFLEHIRRYFSQWMSRNRDSEMRKKENTLVSYLSRFCAKNSAVGSMGPTFGGFFSGNKNIVFEWNARAESKNGVGDREVFFAHWCAQALANAIARSNEIRLRLPLRLHPAVFFMGHELVSCAPKMKDEFLPSEERAALSESMVTLIQHLGESRGAIDLIQAPAVDSKDREAVEMEVIQLLSRRFLLDGLDIPPGDPHPLEYLRALLRTARTEGPELAKWNARLTRFEELRVNFGRSNLDEQVNILKTAGHLFQEATSENATRGAGEYYADRFIFYEDCARDCQPLQIGRDLARELRDHYTLALELLAPFWLFRILPAVFVANRFEKHIKENLEADLSGFEAAKKISEFAESLLAAANQPLSDQMKADDEVVGCLSALTDLAKMAQQIFTSMDPSQREIILSEEQPDIKAYRRTFREVMINTNLPLPVYASGPIFQLAAKDLSSLEAGDFRIVFDSVIFGNSMHLTVLNYFATDRAAQMEETEAVLKNLVKANVARLAHFIPWLRQHSKFTPWIGGGIDIEWMGPSFKDENEKTSLRDFLLAPHSDHPICVKIGDQTVPVHFSFPNQIRFSRKLIHERFSGHFPRLRIGKTVLQRENWRLPSSTFSLPPRKEKDIFLDYVDAIRTQIHAGLPELVFVDPSGPKKNIMIDFRNFFLVEVLFGLARENEELRFSEMLPSPDEFWLKAPGDGQGSYTVGLMPFVYFEPDKSN, encoded by the coding sequence ATGCCCTGGAAGACTCTTCGCGATCTCTCTCTTTCCGGCACCAACATGCCGGTGGAATGGCTATTCCGACTCCGTTTCAACGTCACATACGACGCGGTCTTGAAAATTCTGGGCGAGGAAAAGGACCTTCAAAGCGAGGCCGAACGTATTGCGAACAGATTGAAAACTCTTCGTTTTTTTCCTCCTCATTCGAAAAAATGGAAGAAGTTACTGAACAACCTTTCCCACGGGAGGGACATTTCACCCCACATTTCGATCCTCGGGGAAGATCCGTCCGTGGATCCATCGTTGCGGAAGGAGCTCACGGACTGGCAGTCACGTTTCCAACGCGCGGCCGTATCCCTTGAAACCGCGCGCGACACGTTCTTACGTGAGTTCGAGGAACGACGAGCGGCTCTTTGGGCGTTAGCCTCCGAACCGCGATTTCAGCTCGCTCTGTTTCAGCTCAATCCTTCTTTTCTGGAACATATTCGAAGGTATTTTTCACAATGGATGTCGCGAAACCGGGACTCCGAAATGCGAAAGAAGGAAAACACGCTCGTCAGTTATCTCTCCCGGTTTTGCGCAAAGAACTCGGCCGTCGGATCGATGGGCCCGACCTTCGGTGGGTTCTTTTCAGGGAACAAAAACATCGTTTTTGAATGGAACGCCCGTGCGGAGTCCAAAAACGGCGTGGGTGACCGTGAAGTGTTCTTTGCCCATTGGTGCGCACAAGCCCTCGCCAATGCCATCGCTCGGTCCAACGAGATTCGACTCCGCCTCCCGCTCCGTCTGCATCCTGCGGTTTTTTTCATGGGTCATGAACTGGTTTCGTGCGCGCCCAAAATGAAAGACGAGTTTCTGCCATCGGAGGAGCGAGCCGCCCTCTCCGAGAGTATGGTTACCTTGATCCAACACTTGGGAGAGAGCCGCGGTGCGATCGACCTGATCCAAGCTCCAGCTGTCGATTCCAAAGACCGGGAAGCCGTGGAAATGGAAGTGATCCAATTGCTCTCCCGGCGATTCTTGCTCGATGGCCTGGATATCCCCCCGGGCGATCCCCACCCACTCGAGTACCTGCGAGCATTGCTGCGCACCGCGCGTACCGAAGGCCCCGAGCTTGCGAAGTGGAACGCACGGTTGACTCGATTTGAAGAACTGCGAGTGAATTTTGGAAGGTCGAATCTCGACGAACAAGTGAACATTCTCAAAACGGCGGGGCATCTGTTTCAAGAGGCTACAAGCGAAAACGCGACACGAGGCGCGGGTGAGTATTACGCCGACCGCTTCATCTTTTATGAGGATTGCGCACGGGATTGCCAGCCGCTTCAGATCGGCCGAGACCTGGCGCGGGAACTACGGGATCATTATACCCTGGCACTTGAACTCCTCGCCCCTTTTTGGCTTTTTCGAATCCTTCCGGCCGTATTCGTCGCCAACCGATTCGAAAAACACATTAAGGAGAATCTTGAGGCGGACCTCTCCGGCTTCGAGGCCGCAAAGAAGATCTCGGAGTTCGCCGAATCGCTTTTGGCCGCCGCAAACCAGCCCCTCTCCGATCAAATGAAGGCGGACGATGAAGTGGTCGGCTGCCTATCGGCTCTGACCGACCTTGCCAAGATGGCCCAACAGATTTTCACATCCATGGATCCCTCCCAACGGGAAATCATCCTCTCGGAAGAACAACCGGACATAAAAGCCTACCGGCGAACATTTCGTGAAGTGATGATCAATACGAATCTACCGCTCCCGGTTTATGCGAGCGGTCCGATCTTTCAGCTTGCCGCCAAAGATCTCTCCTCCTTAGAGGCCGGCGATTTTCGAATCGTGTTTGATTCGGTCATCTTCGGAAACAGCATGCATCTCACCGTCCTGAACTATTTTGCGACCGATCGCGCGGCACAAATGGAGGAAACCGAAGCTGTTCTGAAAAATCTCGTCAAAGCGAATGTGGCGAGGCTCGCTCATTTCATCCCGTGGCTTCGGCAGCACTCTAAATTCACGCCATGGATTGGCGGGGGAATAGACATCGAATGGATGGGGCCGAGCTTCAAAGACGAAAACGAGAAGACTTCACTCCGCGACTTCCTTCTGGCACCTCACTCGGACCATCCGATTTGCGTGAAGATCGGCGATCAAACCGTTCCTGTTCATTTCTCGTTTCCCAATCAGATCCGCTTCAGCCGGAAATTGATCCATGAGAGATTCTCGGGCCATTTTCCGCGCTTGCGTATAGGCAAAACAGTCCTTCAGCGGGAAAACTGGAGACTCCCCTCGTCAACCTTTTCCCTTCCCCCTCGCAAGGAAAAGGACATTTTTCTCGATTACGTCGACGCCATTCGAACCCAGATTCATGCCGGACTCCCGGAACTAGTCTTTGTGGACCCGTCAGGCCCGAAGAAAAACATCATGATCGACTTTCGCAATTTTTTTCTCGTGGAAGTGCTGTTCGGCCTGGCAAGGGAGAATGAAGAACTAAGGTTTTCCGAGATGCTCCCCTCCCCCGATGAATTCTGGCTGAAAGCTCCCGGTGACGGACAAGGCAGTTATACCGTCGGACTAATGCCGTTTGTCTATTTCGAGCCCGATAAATCGAATTGA
- a CDS encoding nuclear transport factor 2 family protein — MRAGIWLMGLALVGSVSCAGRRCDVISKDYPDDRKAVAARVHDIFGAAQKKDLAKLESYHLFGPKFSKFDDWEPLARQDAETARKGENEAFSAISDFKYDIHDLKVDVFGPVAVATFTIDYSMKMGKDSAAAKARGTLIFARAEGDWKITHEHFSAFKANP; from the coding sequence ATGCGCGCAGGAATCTGGTTGATGGGATTGGCCTTGGTGGGTTCGGTCAGCTGCGCCGGCCGGCGGTGCGACGTCATTTCGAAGGATTATCCGGACGACCGGAAGGCCGTCGCCGCGCGCGTTCACGATATTTTCGGCGCCGCGCAGAAGAAGGATCTGGCGAAACTCGAATCGTACCACCTGTTCGGGCCGAAGTTCTCCAAGTTCGATGATTGGGAGCCTCTGGCCCGCCAGGACGCGGAAACGGCAAGGAAGGGCGAAAACGAGGCTTTTTCGGCGATCTCGGATTTCAAGTACGACATCCACGATTTGAAGGTGGACGTCTTCGGCCCGGTGGCGGTAGCCACGTTCACGATCGACTACAGCATGAAAATGGGCAAAGACTCCGCCGCGGCTAAAGCCCGGGGAACGTTGATCTTCGCTCGCGCCGAGGGCGACTGGAAGATCACCCACGAGCACTTTTCGGCGTTCAAAGCGAATCCGTGA
- a CDS encoding di-heme oxidoredictase family protein: MKPRLGERMQVGFSNAIPRFLWGVACATLAQGCSDSPPIAKGVFAELGKPMPICNAEEAAIFERGKKMALHRFTPEEGLGPQFNVVACAGCHEKPAFGGGAARYRDFLLVGSVSDTGAFSKTGVNGIQDQYTFSAESRVVTAVDTNLMATRKPIPFFGVGLIAEIDESEILQHSDEIDADGDGISGRVNHETVGAELVVGRFGRKAQTSSLEGFVRGPLFNHMGITSKPLTGDERDTLPIPSISALDLIFRRASLSALLIRPMERAWDRFVPKVFAQAIPSAGNTVDSDGVPDPELTPADLFDLAGMTMLLAAPEAEPPTETTRAGEALFTQAQCASCHVPSLKSPRGLIPLFSDLLIHDMGEDLGDGIVMGEATGTEFRTPPLWGVAAVSPYLHDGRADTLDDGIRLHGGEAEQARDRYVAMSEADQAKLIAFLESLGGATQRSEGLLPPAVAVPAVGEFGGPATTLSAANQEAFLEGRAIFDRDFGLVQGLGRPNFNGDSCRACHFDPVIGGSGPADVNVMRQGIVDEAGSFTTPAMGTMAHKQSTIFDSRPLVDEASNIFEHRQTPPVFGLGLAEKIPEATILANADPDDLDGDGISGRARILPDGRLGRLGWKAGVPSLEEFSRDGMTNELGITVPASATLTFGSTTDTDDVADPEVSSGTLEFLTFFMRNLAPPPRTRVDEALEYAGEALFGTVGCAKCHTPSMVAETESPVTVSPYSDFLLHDVAPVEFIGIADGDATMREFRTPPLWGISKTAPYMHDGRSTTIEKAIEAHHGEAETITQNFLGLTQADRDALLAFLNSL, from the coding sequence ATGAAACCGAGGTTGGGTGAGCGGATGCAAGTTGGATTTTCCAATGCGATCCCAAGATTCCTGTGGGGCGTTGCATGTGCAACGTTGGCACAGGGGTGCAGCGATTCTCCGCCGATCGCTAAAGGGGTCTTCGCCGAACTCGGAAAGCCCATGCCGATCTGTAACGCCGAGGAAGCGGCGATCTTCGAACGGGGAAAGAAGATGGCTCTGCATCGATTCACACCGGAAGAGGGCCTCGGTCCGCAATTCAACGTCGTCGCGTGCGCCGGTTGTCACGAGAAGCCTGCCTTCGGCGGGGGCGCGGCGCGGTACCGTGATTTTCTTCTGGTCGGCAGTGTGTCGGACACCGGAGCGTTCAGTAAAACGGGCGTCAACGGAATTCAAGATCAGTACACCTTTTCCGCCGAGAGCCGGGTGGTCACGGCCGTCGATACCAACCTAATGGCGACGCGAAAGCCGATTCCCTTCTTCGGCGTCGGTTTGATCGCCGAAATTGACGAATCCGAGATTCTTCAGCACAGCGACGAGATCGACGCCGACGGCGACGGAATCAGTGGTCGAGTCAATCATGAGACCGTCGGGGCCGAACTAGTTGTCGGCCGCTTCGGGCGGAAAGCGCAGACATCGTCGCTCGAAGGCTTCGTCCGAGGACCGCTCTTCAATCATATGGGGATTACGAGCAAACCCTTAACCGGCGACGAGCGCGACACGCTGCCGATACCCTCCATTTCGGCACTCGATCTTATCTTCAGGCGGGCGTCGCTCTCCGCGCTTCTTATCCGCCCCATGGAACGCGCGTGGGATCGCTTTGTACCGAAGGTGTTCGCGCAGGCGATTCCGTCGGCCGGAAACACGGTCGATTCCGACGGAGTACCGGACCCCGAACTCACGCCGGCGGATCTTTTCGACCTCGCAGGCATGACGATGCTTTTGGCGGCACCAGAGGCGGAACCCCCTACGGAAACAACGCGGGCGGGCGAGGCGCTTTTCACACAAGCACAATGCGCGAGTTGCCACGTTCCTTCGCTGAAATCACCGCGGGGTCTCATTCCGCTCTTTAGCGACCTTTTGATTCATGACATGGGAGAAGATTTGGGGGACGGGATCGTTATGGGCGAAGCTACCGGAACCGAGTTCCGGACGCCGCCTCTTTGGGGTGTGGCGGCGGTATCGCCTTACCTGCACGACGGCCGAGCCGATACGCTGGATGATGGTATTCGCCTCCATGGAGGCGAAGCGGAGCAGGCGCGCGACCGTTACGTCGCGATGTCGGAAGCCGACCAAGCGAAACTTATCGCTTTTCTCGAATCGCTTGGAGGCGCGACACAGCGAAGTGAAGGGCTCCTGCCTCCCGCGGTGGCCGTGCCCGCCGTCGGTGAATTCGGGGGACCGGCGACAACGCTTTCGGCCGCGAATCAAGAGGCGTTTCTGGAAGGCCGCGCGATCTTTGACCGCGATTTCGGCCTGGTGCAGGGTCTCGGCCGGCCGAATTTCAACGGCGATTCGTGCCGGGCCTGCCATTTCGATCCTGTGATTGGCGGTTCGGGACCGGCCGATGTGAACGTCATGCGCCAGGGGATCGTGGATGAGGCCGGTAGCTTCACGACGCCGGCCATGGGAACTATGGCCCACAAACAGAGCACGATCTTCGACAGCCGTCCGCTGGTAGACGAGGCATCCAACATCTTCGAGCACCGGCAGACACCGCCTGTTTTTGGTTTAGGCCTGGCCGAGAAGATACCGGAGGCGACGATTCTCGCCAACGCCGATCCCGACGATCTGGACGGAGACGGCATCAGCGGCAGGGCTCGGATCCTTCCGGACGGTCGGCTGGGGAGGCTAGGCTGGAAGGCCGGTGTGCCGTCCTTGGAAGAATTTTCACGTGACGGCATGACGAATGAATTGGGAATCACGGTTCCGGCGAGTGCTACGCTCACCTTTGGCTCCACAACCGATACCGATGACGTGGCGGATCCGGAAGTCTCGAGCGGAACCCTCGAGTTTTTGACGTTCTTCATGAGGAACCTCGCGCCGCCGCCTCGCACCCGCGTGGACGAGGCGCTTGAATATGCCGGCGAAGCACTGTTCGGGACGGTCGGATGCGCAAAGTGTCACACCCCGTCGATGGTGGCGGAAACAGAGTCCCCGGTGACTGTTTCGCCGTACAGCGACTTTTTACTTCACGACGTAGCACCCGTGGAGTTCATCGGAATTGCCGATGGCGACGCGACGATGCGCGAGTTCCGGACACCGCCGCTTTGGGGCATTTCAAAAACGGCTCCGTATATGCACGACGGGCGTTCCACCACGATCGAGAAGGCGATTGAGGCCCACCACGGTGAGGCGGAGACGATCACGCAAAACTTTCTTGGCCTCACACAGGCCGATCGTGATGCGCTGCTGGCCTTTCTGAATTCGCTCTAG